Genomic segment of Helicobacter enhydrae:
ACAAGAGCAAATTGCCATCGCCCTTGATATTGCAAGTAGTGAGCTGATTGATGATGAGGGCAAGTATCATCTTAGAGGGGAAAATCGGGTGCTAGATTCTTGTGAGCTGATCGAGTATTATCAAATGCTTTGCCAAAAATATCCTATTGTTTCGATAGAGGATGGTTTGAGCGAGGATGATTGGAAAGGGTGGAAAGAGATGACAGATAGACTTGGGGACAAAATCCAACTTGTCGGAGATGATTTGTTTGTCACCAATCACACAATTGTGCAAGATGGGATCGATCAAGGGGTGGCAAATGCGGTTCTGATCAAGCCCAATCAAATCGGCACGATCAGCCAAACAATGCAGACTATTAGACTTGCACAAAGAAATAACTATCGATGTATTATGAGTCATAGAAGTGGCGAGAGTGAAGATGTGTTTATCGCAGATTTTGCAGTGGGTTTGAATACTGCACAAATCAAAACAGGAGCCACTGCACGCAGTGAGCGTATCGCCAAATACAATCGTTTGCTAGAGATTGAGCGTGAGCTAATCGGTGGTGAATATTTGGGTGGGAAGATTTTTGTATGACATCACAAGAAAAAGAAGCCCTAGAAGCTTCGTTTCAAAAACAAAGTGGGAGATCTAGGTTTATACGCATACGCTGGCGTATTGTGATTATTGTGTGTGGGGTTTTTTGGATTGGTTGGTATGCGACGGAGCTTTTGTATGGCAATTATTCGCGTCAGATTTTGCAAGAACTTCGGGAACAAGAGCAGTATTTGAAGCAAAAGGTCAATCAGCTTCAGGCACAAAATGTGAAATTGCAAAAAGTGATTTTTGAGCTTAAGGGATTGGAACCAAATCTTGAGGAAAAGAAATGACTATGATAAGAATGTGTTTGTTTTTGATGATTGTGTGTGGGTTGTTTGGTCGCGAAGATCCTTTTGAGTTGAAAATTACTCCCAAAACAACTCCCCAAAGTGTAGAGGGCGAGAATAAAAATTTTTTGGAAGACATTAAAGTCCAGCTCCCAAGCACCGCAAGGATCCTCAAAGAGGTGCAGTTTGTCTATCAGAAACTAGATGGGAGCATTGATATTCAAAAGATTCCTGTAAATTCTACGATTGATTGGCATTATCCTATCAGTATCTCGCAACTATATGGATCAGCCAAAGACAAGATTTTGCAAAAAGAGCAAAAATATGATTACAAAAACTTCAGTTTTGTTATCAAAAACAAAGAGATACATATTCACACGCCTTATCAATTGACACAAAATTTCATTCTCCCCAAACCTTTTAGAATCATCTTGGATTTTACGCGAAGCAAAGACACGCTAACACAAGAGTTTCAAACACAAAGTCATTTTTTCTCTTCTATCACGATTAATACGCACCAAACTTTTTACCGCGTCATTCTGACTTTGGATGGGCAATATGATTATGATATTCAGCAGGACAAAGACGCTAAGCATTGCTATATTGTGACTTTGCAGTAAATGCATTATCTGTTGATTGGATTTATGGGGAGTGGCAAAAGCACATTGTGCAATAGGGTGAGCGAGGCATTGCAGATCCCGATATATTGCCTTGATGATGAGATACAAAACAAGATAGGAATGTCGATTGCCAAGATCTTTGAGTGCTATGGAGAGGAGTTTTTTCGCACCCAAGAGGCTGAAGTGCTTAGAGGGATTGAAACATTGCAAAAGCCACATCTGATAGATTGCGGAGGCGGGACTCCCATTTTCCATAGCGTGCGGACTTATGGCAAGGTGTGTTTCGTGCAGGAGAGCTTTGAGGTGATTGCCCAAAGATTACAAGGCGATGATACGCGTCCGTTGTTTAGGGATGTGCAAAAGGCACATCAGCTTTTTAGTCAAAGGGAGATGATCTATCTTGAAAGTGCGGATTATGTGTTGAGTGGGGGAAATAAATTTGAAAAATTAAAAGATTGGATACTCAAAGAGGAGAGGATTAGAGATCCTCTTCTGCTCGAATAGCACTTCCGATATACACATAAGTGAGAATCATAAAAACAAACGCCTGTAAAAAAGCCATCAATGTCAAAATCGCAAATGCAGGAAGTGGGGCAATCCAAGGTGCCAACATCAACATCACAAGCAAAAACATATCATCACCCTTGATGTTCCCAAATAGACGGAAAGAGAGCGAGACAATGCGTGAGAAATGAGAGATGATCTCAACAGGGAGCATTAATGGAGCCAAGAGTGGAACGGGTCCCAAAAAATGTGCGAAATAATGCACAAATCCTTTGGCTTTGATCCCCTCATAGTGATAATACACAAAAACCACCAAAGCCAAAACAAGAGTGAAATTGAGGCTTGAAGTGGGTGATTCAAAACCGGGAATAATCCCTATGACATTGGAGAAAAACACAAAAAGAGCAATTGTTCCTGTGAGTGGCAGGTATTTGATTGCGACTTCTCTGCTTACCACATCGCTTGCAATGCTGATGATCCCTTCAATCACGAATTCAAAGAGATTTTGTAGTCCTGTTGGGACAAGATTCAATCGATTTGTTGCAAGTTTGGCAAAAACCAACACAATGATTGCGACCAAGATTGTGTGAAATGCAATGATAAAATTGTGATTTGTGCTAATCAAACTTGCAAAAGTGAAAAGGCGTCCTTCCATACATATCCTTTTGTTACTGAAATAAATATAATGTATTTTATCTCAAATCTAGCCGAAGTGCTATGGGTTTGAGGGAAAATTAGGGGGTTTGTCGGTGATTTGTGTGCGACAGAGCCAGTCGTGAAAAGTTTGTCTATCATTTCTAAGAAAAGGAAAGACAAATCCAAACAGCAAAGCAAAACTCAAAAAACAGAGAACAAAACGCAAGAGACAGACAAAAAAGCAGACTTTGGTGTGGGTTTTGGTTTGCAAAACGAGGTTTTGGGCACGCATCCCGGGGGTTTGTCCCAAAGTGGCACAAAGAGTAGAATCAATCAGAGCATACAACAAAAAGCAAATCAAAATCGCTACTTGATTGTTTTGAAACGCTTCTTTGCCACCCAAAAATAGATAAGTGGCGATATAGAGTATCGGAGTGTAAATCATAAAGACATCAATCACTAGTGCTTTGAAGCGTGTGTAGCAATCCTTGAGCGTTGTTTTGAGATTAGTTGCCACGACTGCCGGGTTTGACTGCTGTGCTTGTGGCACATAATGGGCAAGAATGAGGTGCATAAATCTCAAACACAAAATCTTGCAAAGCAAACAATGGGAGATTGCTAGGGAGTTTCCCTTCGGGTTTTCCCTCAAGTGTCGAGCCAACTCGTTTGCAAAAACCGCGATTGGCAAGTCCTGCAAAGCCCACAATCTCCGCACCAAGCTCTTGGATGCAATGTGCAGATTCTAGGGCAGAGCCACCTGTTGTGATGATGTCTTCGCAGATGAGAAACTTTTCTTGAGGTTTGATTGCAAATCCACGCCTCAAAGTCATCACGCCATTCACCCTCTCCGTGAAAATAAAACGCACACCCAGAGCTTTGGCAAGTTCATATCCTGCGAGAATCCCCCCAAGTGCAGGGGAGCAGATAGCATCGGGCTTGAGACCATAGGCAAGGATTTGTTCTGCTAGAGCTTGAGCAAGTTTGGAGGCAATTTCAGGATTTTCCAATACTTTGGCGGATTGAAGATAGTATTGGGAATGATTGCCGCTACTGAGCAAAAAATGCCCCTCAAGTAGGGCGTTGCAGTCTGTGTAGATTTGTTTGATGTCCATTGTTAGACCTTCATCACTTCTTCTTCTTTTTGTTTCACGGCTTCATCGATTTTTTTGACAAACTCATCAGTGTATTTCTGAATCTCATCTTGTCCTTTTTTGCTCAAATCCTCTGTGATGGTTTTGTCTTTTTCAGATTTTTTGATGGAGTTGTTGCTTTCTTGGCGTATGTTGCGAATCGCGATTTTGGCTTTTTCACCCATCGCTCTTGCTTCTTTTGCGATTTCTTTTCTTTGCTCCTGTGTCATTGGAGGGAAAAACAATTTGACATTTTCTCCATCGTTGTTTGGATTGACCCCGATGTTGGCTTCTTGGATTGCTTTTTCAATATCTTTGAGCAATGGCTTTTCCCAAGGCGTGATAAGGATGGTTGTGGCATCTGTGGCGATCACTGATCCTACCTGATTGAGGGGCGTTGGAGTGCCATAATAATCGATGCGAATGTTATCTAGAATATTGATAGAGACCTTGCCACTTCTAAGAGTTGAAAAATCCCTCTTGAGTGATTCTATGGTTTTGTTCATAGAGTTTTTGGTTTGTTCATAGAGTTCGTTGAGCATTATGAATCCTTTTTGGGTTGGAGTGTGTTGAGCTTGTCTTGAAGCTTGGGTGCTTGAGGTATGGTGGAAGATTCTAGGCTTTTGGGGACATCACGCATAATGCTTGATTGCGATTTTTTTGTGTAAGCATAGCTCAAAGCAATAGTGTTGAGCAAAAAGAGTGTGCCAAACAAAAGCGTAGTTTTGGCAAGAAACCCATTTGCTCCTTTGGCACCAAAGACGCTTTCATTGCTTCCGCTGTAGTTGATAAGCCCACCACCCGAGCTTTTTTGCAACAAAACAAGAATTACGATAAATATGGTTAGAACAATTTGAGAGATAAACAAAAACGAAGTCATCGTTGTAATCCTTTTGGCTAGATTAATTTGGGATTTGTGAAAGAAAATTCTAGCAAAACTTTTGGTGGTTGTGTTGTTTTGATTGTTGTTTTTTGTGTTTTTGGCGATTTGAGCGATGTGCAATCAATCAATGCTCATTGAGGAGTTGATTATTCTTGGTAGAGTTTTGATAAAATCACAAAAATTTGAAGTCAGGAAGGAATAACAATGGCATTTGATTTGAATGAACATCTCAAGAAAAAGCAGCAAAATGGGCAGGGCGATCGTCCCAATCCACAAACTCCCAAGCGAGATTCTGTGGGCGGCTCAAAGATCCCACAAGATTTTGGAGGCAAAAAGTTTCTCTTGATGATTGGGGTTGTGGTGATGATTGCGATTGTGATTTTGGCACGCCCATTTGTGGTGATCCAATCAGGTGAAGTGGGTATCAAGGTAACTGCAGGGAAATATGATCCCAATCCTTTGCGTCCGGGTATTCATTTTTTTGTGCCGATTTTGCAAAATGTGATTGTTGTGGATACGCGTGTGAGGATTATCAATTTCTCACGCACAGAGGATATGGGGGTAGCAGGTAAGAATCAAGGGATTTTTAGAAATGATGCTATTTCTGTGATGGATTCAAGGGGGCTATCAGTTTCCATTGAGCTCACGGTGCAATATCAACTCAATGCAAATGCAACGCCAAAGACTATCGAAACCTATGGTTTATCTTGGGAGCAAAAAATCATCAATCCTGTAGTGAGAGATGTGGTGCGTAGCGTGGTGGGACGCTATCCTGCAGAGGAGTTGCCTATCAAACGCAATGAAATCGCTCAAATGATTAGTGCAAACATTCAAGAAGAGATTTCAAAGCTCCCAGATTCTCCTGTCACGCTCAAATCTGTCCAGTTGCGTGAAATTGTTTTGCCAACCAATATCAGAGAGCAGATCGAAAAAGTGCAAATCGCACGCCAAGAATCTGAGCGTGTGAGATATGAGGTATTGAGGGCGAAGCAAGAGGCAGAAAAAGTAGCCGCTCTTGCCAAAGGTGAGGCTGATGCCAATCGTGTCAAAGCTCAAGGGATAGCAGATGCGATTTTGATTGAAGCCAACGCACAAAGCAAGGCAAACAAAGCGATTGCAGATAGCTTGACTCGACCTCTTTTGGAGCTTAGGCAGATCGAAACCCAAAACAAATTCAACGAAGCCCTCAAAGTCAATAAAGACGCACAGATTTTCTTGACACCGGGTGGGGCTGTCCCAAATATTTGGGTGGATAGCAAATCAAGAAAGCAAAGCACATCTGTAGGTAAATGATTTGGAAGCCTTGAGGACATTGATTTTTGAAGGACGCGATGTATTTCTGTCAGTCTTTGGCAGGTTTGCTGCGTTTGATTTTGCCCTGTTGACTGTCTGCTTTTTGGTTTGGATTTTGGTGTATTTTTTGGCTTGTTTGATGCGTAATGTGAGGTTTTTCATCCCCCAGTTTTTCAAGCTGATTGCTTTTTGTATTTTTGTGAGCATTCCATTTGTCATCAATTATGTGCAAAAAAACATCTTTTATCCTGTGCAAGTTGAGTATAAATACGCCCAGCAGATGCAATATTCCCCCGTGTTTTTCGCCGATGTAGAGGTGCAAAACATCGGGAAACGCACAATCAAACAATGCGAGTTTGCTATCGATATATTGCGTCCAAAGGGCAAAAAAATCAACGAGTTGCTCAATATGATTAAGCCATTGAAAACTTTCACTTATTCTTTCAAAAAAGAAATCCGTGTGGGGCAGAGTGGTAATTTTGAGCATACTTTTCAATCTTTTAATTACAAAAACTATCAGAAGCGATTGACTTGTTTTGGTCATTAGGTGCTTCAACAACATACTAAGGAGTGTCAATGCAGAAAAAAATAATGAAATGGGGGTTGGGAATCGGGCTTGCAATCATCGTGGTTGCGGGTGGTTTGGTAGCGTATAAATCTTATGGATTCAAAAGAGAGATCGAGGCTTTGCTCAATCAACAAATGCAAAAATACCAACAAAGCTTTGCAAGTATCGGCGTGATGGAGATCTCTCCGACTGAGTGCAAGGGGTTGGTATATATCGAATGCAAAAATGCCAAAATGAAAATGCAAACTAGCGAAGGTGTTGTGGAGATCAAAAACATAACAGCCAAGCTTGATGATTTTGCACGCAATGAGATACAGATCGTCGGTTCTGCAGAGATACAGACTCAAATCAATAGAGAGTTTGCTCAATATTCCAAACTCATCAGTCCGGTTGCCGTGCATACGCGATGGAAAATCAACAAGCAGACATCTCAAGATTATCAAATGGACGCAAAATGGCAGCTTCAAGCTCCTGATTTTGCTTTGGAGTTTGGGGGTGTTTATCAAGGTAAGCTAGAGCTTCCAAATGGCAAAAATTTTTGGGCTTATGTGATGACTTCTGATGGTCAAGTCGGCGATGTTATGAGGCTCACAATGGGGCTGGAAAATACAGGAGAGTTTGATCAAGTGCTTTATGATGTGGTCAAAGAGCAAAAAGGCTATCGCAATATTTCTCGCAATGAATACAATCAGCTCATCCCCACTCTTGCCCTTGTGCTCGCTTCTTCGGTCACTCAAGATTCTCAAATCCAAAAGGCGATTGTGCAGTTTGCGAACTTGTTGGTTGGCAAACAAAAAGAGATCAGTATCTCTCTTGACAAAAAAGAGCAAGGACAGGCTTTGGATTGGAGCCATATCGATACAAAATTTTTGCACCTGTTGAAGCAAAATTATCATATCAATATCAAGTAATAGCTCGCAATCAGTGAAGCTTGGCGTGGGGTGGGGTAGGTGCAATATTTCTCTTCAGATTTAAATGCACAATAGGATATTTTGCTAGGATAGCGGCTTAAATCCTCAAAGGAGTGTTGTTGTGAAAAATTCTTTTTATTGGTTTGGCAGTGTTGTTTATCTTTGGGTTGTGGGGGTTGCGATTGGTGCGATTGTAGCCTGTGGGATTTTCGTCGCACCCGTGATTTTCAAAGCCCATAGCTTTTTGCCCAGTCTTGATGTGACGCAATATGATTTGGGTATTTTGATGGCACAAGTGTTTTTGAGGCTCAATGTGTTTTTGAATTTTGCAGGCATTGTGATTGTAGTCTATGAGATTTTGGCTCTTTTTGCCAAAGCACATCTCCTATCTTTGATCATCAATGCTGTGAATGCCGTTTTGATTTTTCTCTTTACGCTTTATTACACCCCAAAGATTATCCAAGCCCAAGGGGCATCTGCGACTGCAACACCAGAGTTTGCAAGCCTGCACACACAGAGCGAATGGGTGTTTAAAATCTTGCTAATATCGCTAAGTATTGGCTTTGTTTATCGCGTTTTTTGTGTTTCAAAAACCGCTAAGGGTTGGCAGTAGCCCCCACACTCCCCCCACTTTCATCAGTGGATCCCCCCCACATCTCATCATTTAGAATCTATAGCTATAGCTAAAACTAGCATAAGAGGGAATGGTTTGGATCGTATAGCTTAAAGATGAGGCCGAATATTTTTCAATGATCTTTTTGGTATTGGCAAACTCTACTTCTTTGCCACTCAAA
This window contains:
- a CDS encoding DUF4149 domain-containing protein, coding for MKNSFYWFGSVVYLWVVGVAIGAIVACGIFVAPVIFKAHSFLPSLDVTQYDLGILMAQVFLRLNVFLNFAGIVIVVYEILALFAKAHLLSLIINAVNAVLIFLFTLYYTPKIIQAQGASATATPEFASLHTQSEWVFKILLISLSIGFVYRVFCVSKTAKGWQ
- a CDS encoding DUF2393 family protein, whose translation is MEALRTLIFEGRDVFLSVFGRFAAFDFALLTVCFLVWILVYFLACLMRNVRFFIPQFFKLIAFCIFVSIPFVINYVQKNIFYPVQVEYKYAQQMQYSPVFFADVEVQNIGKRTIKQCEFAIDILRPKGKKINELLNMIKPLKTFTYSFKKEIRVGQSGNFEHTFQSFNYKNYQKRLTCFGH
- a CDS encoding RDD family protein, translating into MHLILAHYVPQAQQSNPAVVATNLKTTLKDCYTRFKALVIDVFMIYTPILYIATYLFLGGKEAFQNNQVAILICFLLYALIDSTLCATLGQTPGMRAQNLVLQTKTHTKVCFFVCLLRFVLCFLSFALLFGFVFPFLRNDRQTFHDWLCRTQITDKPPNFPSNP
- a CDS encoding F0F1 ATP synthase subunit A, yielding MEGRLFTFASLISTNHNFIIAFHTILVAIIVLVFAKLATNRLNLVPTGLQNLFEFVIEGIISIASDVVSREVAIKYLPLTGTIALFVFFSNVIGIIPGFESPTSSLNFTLVLALVVFVYYHYEGIKAKGFVHYFAHFLGPVPLLAPLMLPVEIISHFSRIVSLSFRLFGNIKGDDMFLLVMLMLAPWIAPLPAFAILTLMAFLQAFVFMILTYVYIGSAIRAEEDL
- a CDS encoding AMIN domain-containing protein, which codes for MTMIRMCLFLMIVCGLFGREDPFELKITPKTTPQSVEGENKNFLEDIKVQLPSTARILKEVQFVYQKLDGSIDIQKIPVNSTIDWHYPISISQLYGSAKDKILQKEQKYDYKNFSFVIKNKEIHIHTPYQLTQNFILPKPFRIILDFTRSKDTLTQEFQTQSHFFSSITINTHQTFYRVILTLDGQYDYDIQQDKDAKHCYIVTLQ
- a CDS encoding shikimate kinase is translated as MHYLLIGFMGSGKSTLCNRVSEALQIPIYCLDDEIQNKIGMSIAKIFECYGEEFFRTQEAEVLRGIETLQKPHLIDCGGGTPIFHSVRTYGKVCFVQESFEVIAQRLQGDDTRPLFRDVQKAHQLFSQREMIYLESADYVLSGGNKFEKLKDWILKEERIRDPLLLE
- the secG gene encoding preprotein translocase subunit SecG, yielding MHIAQIAKNTKNNNQNNTTTKSFARIFFHKSQINLAKRITTMTSFLFISQIVLTIFIVILVLLQKSSGGGLINYSGSNESVFGAKGANGFLAKTTLLFGTLFLLNTIALSYAYTKKSQSSIMRDVPKSLESSTIPQAPKLQDKLNTLQPKKDS
- the pyrE gene encoding orotate phosphoribosyltransferase, encoding MDIKQIYTDCNALLEGHFLLSSGNHSQYYLQSAKVLENPEIASKLAQALAEQILAYGLKPDAICSPALGGILAGYELAKALGVRFIFTERVNGVMTLRRGFAIKPQEKFLICEDIITTGGSALESAHCIQELGAEIVGFAGLANRGFCKRVGSTLEGKPEGKLPSNLPLFALQDFVFEIYAPHSCPLCATSTAVKPGSRGN
- a CDS encoding prohibitin family protein, whose amino-acid sequence is MAFDLNEHLKKKQQNGQGDRPNPQTPKRDSVGGSKIPQDFGGKKFLLMIGVVVMIAIVILARPFVVIQSGEVGIKVTAGKYDPNPLRPGIHFFVPILQNVIVVDTRVRIINFSRTEDMGVAGKNQGIFRNDAISVMDSRGLSVSIELTVQYQLNANATPKTIETYGLSWEQKIINPVVRDVVRSVVGRYPAEELPIKRNEIAQMISANIQEEISKLPDSPVTLKSVQLREIVLPTNIREQIEKVQIARQESERVRYEVLRAKQEAEKVAALAKGEADANRVKAQGIADAILIEANAQSKANKAIADSLTRPLLELRQIETQNKFNEALKVNKDAQIFLTPGGAVPNIWVDSKSRKQSTSVGK
- the frr gene encoding ribosome recycling factor, with amino-acid sequence MLNELYEQTKNSMNKTIESLKRDFSTLRSGKVSINILDNIRIDYYGTPTPLNQVGSVIATDATTILITPWEKPLLKDIEKAIQEANIGVNPNNDGENVKLFFPPMTQEQRKEIAKEARAMGEKAKIAIRNIRQESNNSIKKSEKDKTITEDLSKKGQDEIQKYTDEFVKKIDEAVKQKEEEVMKV